Proteins co-encoded in one Pseudomonas fluorescens genomic window:
- a CDS encoding hydroxymethylglutaryl-CoA lyase, producing the protein MDAVRLVEVGPRDGLQNEVRSLPVDTRVALVERLVAAGLRTLEVGAFVSARWVPQMAGTDQVLRRLGQRPGVTYSALVPNLQGLDAALAVGCQEVAVFAAASEMFSQRNINCSIDQSLARFRPVLAKARKAGVAVRGYVSCIHGCPFSGDVSISQVVRVAAALYEMGCYEISLGDTIGVGTPRATARLIAACAKEIPVVTLAGHFHDTYGMAVANVHAALEAGVRVFDSSVSGLGGCPYSPGATGNVATEELVYLLERQGIKTGVDLEQLIEVGVFIDRQLQRSGGSRVAKAMLTRQALTRPNVT; encoded by the coding sequence GTGGACGCCGTGCGATTGGTGGAAGTGGGGCCACGTGATGGTTTGCAGAACGAAGTCCGCAGCCTGCCGGTGGACACACGGGTAGCGCTAGTGGAACGGTTGGTCGCTGCCGGTTTGCGAACCCTCGAGGTTGGTGCTTTTGTCTCGGCGCGCTGGGTGCCGCAAATGGCGGGTACCGATCAGGTGCTGCGCCGGCTCGGCCAGCGACCCGGGGTGACATACAGCGCCCTGGTGCCCAACCTGCAAGGCCTGGATGCAGCGCTGGCGGTGGGTTGCCAGGAGGTAGCAGTGTTCGCCGCAGCTTCAGAAATGTTTTCCCAGAGGAATATCAATTGCTCTATTGATCAAAGCCTGGCGCGCTTCCGCCCAGTACTGGCCAAGGCCCGCAAGGCGGGTGTCGCGGTGCGGGGCTACGTGTCTTGTATACATGGTTGCCCCTTCAGTGGCGATGTCAGCATCAGCCAAGTGGTACGGGTGGCAGCGGCACTTTATGAGATGGGCTGTTATGAAATCAGTCTCGGCGACACCATCGGCGTTGGCACGCCGCGAGCGACCGCTCGGTTGATAGCCGCCTGTGCCAAAGAGATACCGGTCGTTACGCTGGCCGGACATTTCCACGACACATACGGCATGGCCGTGGCGAATGTTCATGCTGCGCTGGAGGCTGGGGTTCGGGTGTTCGACAGTTCAGTATCCGGCCTGGGCGGCTGTCCTTATTCACCAGGGGCGACCGGAAATGTGGCAACCGAAGAACTGGTGTATTTGCTGGAACGCCAAGGCATAAAAACCGGTGTCGACCTTGAGCAACTGATCGAAGTGGGCGTGTTCATCGATCGCCAACTGCAGCGCAGCGGTGGATCACGCGTGGCCAAGGCGATGCTCACCCGTCAGGCATTAACCAGACCAAACGTGACATGA
- a CDS encoding ATP-binding protein yields the protein MKICLLTLSFVLFLIFSYGSPSYARDLSPIARQPLDDLKVQLSQRERQWLAQKGLLVVGVFEDPLPPYRIFEENQKFEGLMADYLVALQRELGVAVQLRSFETRAAMYGALRDGTIDMVSNVTRLMAQNQGMSLSSPYVVTELALFSEAGDLHEYSADDGQTQIAVANGKMLELFQSVGGRGQFQHYPSALLAMSSVLTGENQVFLGDTLSTHYLSSQIFSSQLVVNQSAKLSEVDVGFGLKPGNDMLQGILDRALGGLTRCEIIKAQHLWGDTEDCNFSEFRDQLSMAEREWLDRSSDVHLVVSEDLAPYAFFNSRGRFNGIASDVLDIIRRKAGIRFTIHRVSSISEAAAQLGHGATILSVLPESSADSSRFLHTRPLTFAPYLFVERQEDASANLDSQSQVIVAVAKGYADLSMLGSQYPNLVFKQTDTIGEAFKLVRDGDADRVLAPAHVARYYLSYKYENSLRVGGVVNGSGARIVFAAPRDQALFISILNKAMLDITPRKNLQIIGRWRANSATDDRYWEGLRSSFWRSLEVLAGLLLVAGLLIFAQRRRILRKRQDLQQRQLLLDELQIAKESADRASRAKTVFLATMSHEIRTPLNAIIGMLELVLTRKSNIDLNQQSVHIAYESAIGLLALIGDILDISRIESGKLTLTPEPARMKDVLESVGNVFSGLARQKRLNLTLNLDSLAAEQVWMDAVKVKQIVSNLLSNAIKFTELGNVDLSCSVHSVGDSILSFQITVSDTGMGIPPAHLDQVLKPFYLVDGATSDSNSGAGLGLAISQALCQLMQSTLQVQSELGTGTRMSFSLDLNRVVDSAATHEEGKGAARKTEELFTVLIVEDHLPSQYLLVQQISYLGHRPLTANNGLEGLAVWSEHDVDIVITDCNMPEMDGLEMTRALRRMEQGKGIKPCLIIGLTADAQRSVQQACTDAGMDYTLAKPTNLAVLNQMIPKFGNDQSPVPDGTSWTQDIRTRMAEEVCRSNQRESIALREALDSGDTLAIQNIAHKLKGTAYLLNHQVLLERCVEMEELSARAITQELLEAGQTLLESLESISQSLQPH from the coding sequence ATGAAAATCTGCCTGCTAACCCTGTCGTTTGTGCTTTTTTTGATATTCAGCTACGGCAGTCCGTCGTACGCCCGAGACCTGAGCCCAATCGCCCGACAACCTCTTGACGATCTTAAAGTCCAGCTTTCTCAGAGGGAAAGGCAGTGGCTTGCGCAGAAAGGACTGTTGGTGGTCGGCGTTTTTGAAGATCCGCTGCCGCCTTATCGCATCTTCGAAGAGAATCAGAAATTCGAAGGCCTGATGGCCGATTATTTGGTGGCGCTGCAACGAGAGCTGGGTGTGGCAGTTCAATTGCGCTCTTTTGAAACGCGTGCTGCCATGTATGGCGCCTTGCGTGACGGCACCATCGACATGGTCAGCAACGTCACTCGGTTGATGGCGCAGAATCAGGGCATGAGTCTCAGCTCACCCTATGTCGTGACAGAGCTGGCGCTGTTTTCCGAGGCCGGGGATTTGCATGAATATAGTGCTGACGATGGGCAGACTCAGATTGCAGTCGCCAACGGCAAGATGCTGGAACTCTTCCAGAGTGTAGGGGGGCGCGGACAGTTTCAACATTACCCATCGGCATTGTTGGCGATGTCGTCGGTTCTAACAGGGGAGAACCAGGTTTTTCTCGGGGATACGCTGTCCACTCATTACCTCTCGAGCCAAATATTCAGTAGCCAATTGGTAGTCAACCAGAGCGCGAAGCTTTCGGAAGTGGACGTCGGTTTCGGACTTAAACCGGGCAACGATATGCTGCAAGGCATACTTGATCGAGCACTGGGCGGACTTACCCGCTGCGAGATCATCAAGGCCCAGCACCTCTGGGGAGATACTGAGGATTGCAACTTCAGCGAGTTTCGCGATCAGCTCTCCATGGCTGAACGTGAATGGCTAGATCGCTCTTCAGATGTGCATCTGGTTGTCAGCGAGGATCTTGCCCCCTACGCATTTTTTAACAGCCGCGGGCGCTTCAATGGTATCGCGTCGGACGTGCTGGACATTATCCGGCGCAAAGCCGGGATTCGTTTCACTATCCATCGTGTCAGTTCGATCAGCGAGGCTGCGGCTCAACTGGGGCATGGGGCTACGATTCTAAGTGTTCTACCCGAATCATCTGCGGATTCGTCCAGATTTCTTCATACTCGTCCGCTGACTTTTGCACCCTATCTGTTCGTAGAGAGGCAGGAGGATGCGTCGGCAAACCTGGACTCGCAAAGCCAGGTTATCGTTGCAGTCGCCAAAGGTTATGCTGACCTGAGTATGCTCGGCAGCCAATACCCGAACCTGGTTTTTAAGCAGACTGACACCATAGGTGAGGCCTTTAAACTGGTACGTGACGGTGACGCCGACAGAGTTTTGGCTCCGGCGCACGTAGCGCGTTACTACCTCTCCTATAAATATGAAAACAGCTTGAGAGTTGGAGGTGTCGTCAATGGATCCGGGGCACGAATCGTATTTGCGGCACCTCGGGATCAAGCGCTTTTCATCTCTATTCTTAATAAGGCGATGCTGGATATCACGCCTAGGAAGAACCTGCAGATCATCGGTCGATGGCGCGCCAACTCTGCGACAGATGACCGATATTGGGAGGGGCTGAGGTCGAGCTTCTGGCGTTCTCTGGAGGTTCTAGCGGGGCTGCTGCTTGTAGCAGGCCTGCTGATTTTTGCTCAGCGTCGGCGCATCCTGCGCAAGCGGCAGGATCTCCAACAGCGTCAGTTGCTGCTCGATGAATTGCAAATCGCCAAAGAGTCAGCAGATCGGGCCAGTCGAGCCAAAACGGTGTTTCTTGCGACCATGAGCCATGAAATCCGTACGCCGCTCAATGCCATTATCGGCATGCTGGAGCTGGTACTGACACGCAAGAGCAATATCGATCTAAATCAACAGTCGGTGCACATCGCCTATGAATCGGCAATCGGTTTGCTTGCCCTGATCGGCGATATTCTAGATATATCGCGTATCGAATCAGGCAAACTTACCCTGACGCCCGAGCCGGCCCGAATGAAAGATGTGCTGGAGTCGGTAGGCAATGTTTTCTCCGGACTTGCAAGGCAAAAGCGGTTGAACCTGACACTCAATCTTGACTCGCTTGCCGCAGAGCAAGTGTGGATGGATGCAGTTAAGGTCAAACAGATCGTTTCAAATCTGCTGAGTAACGCTATTAAGTTTACCGAACTCGGGAATGTCGATCTTTCTTGCTCGGTGCACTCGGTTGGAGACTCCATCTTGAGTTTTCAGATCACAGTCAGTGACACCGGGATGGGTATACCACCGGCTCATCTGGATCAAGTTTTAAAGCCGTTCTACCTGGTCGATGGTGCGACCAGCGATTCCAATTCCGGAGCTGGGTTGGGGCTGGCAATCAGTCAGGCGCTCTGCCAATTGATGCAGAGCACTCTGCAAGTGCAAAGCGAACTGGGCACTGGTACTCGCATGAGCTTTTCGCTCGACCTGAACAGGGTGGTCGATTCTGCGGCAACGCATGAGGAGGGCAAGGGAGCTGCACGGAAAACTGAGGAGCTGTTTACGGTCCTGATCGTCGAGGATCACCTGCCGAGTCAATATTTGCTCGTCCAGCAGATAAGTTATTTGGGGCATCGTCCGCTTACCGCGAACAATGGCTTGGAAGGGCTTGCGGTATGGAGCGAGCATGATGTCGACATCGTGATTACTGACTGCAACATGCCGGAAATGGACGGTCTTGAAATGACCCGCGCCTTGCGCCGGATGGAGCAGGGCAAAGGAATCAAACCGTGCCTGATCATTGGTCTCACCGCCGATGCGCAGCGGTCAGTGCAGCAGGCCTGCACCGACGCCGGAATGGACTACACGCTAGCCAAGCCGACGAACCTGGCAGTACTCAACCAAATGATTCCCAAATTTGGAAACGATCAATCACCCGTGCCGGACGGGACATCCTGGACCCAGGATATTCGTACCAGGATGGCCGAGGAGGTGTGCAGGAGCAATCAGAGGGAAAGTATTGCGCTGCGTGAGGCGCTGGATAGTGGAGACACACTTGCGATTCAAAACATCGCCCACAAGCTGAAAGGTACGGCTTATCTGCTCAATCATCAGGTACTTCTGGAGCGCTGTGTCGAGATGGAAGAACTTTCGGCGAGAGCAATCACTCAGGAACTGCTCGAGGCAGGGCAGACGCTTCTCGAATCTCTCGAGAGCATAAGTCAGTCGCTGCAACCCCATTGA
- a CDS encoding response regulator yields the protein MSKKVLIVDDHPLICHAIRSALATIGFESVGETADGVDAIRMIESLTPDIVILDIGLEKLDGLSVLKRIRRDKLNTRVLVFTSQAKENYASRCLQAGASGFVSKNEPISKLVKAIETIADGYIFFPKDAMPLPGSVDATADLEDLTDRELQIFKLLAEGLSNSDIASRLSLSNKTVSGHKVNIQSKLGVASVVELADIARRHHVI from the coding sequence ATGAGCAAAAAAGTCCTGATCGTTGATGATCATCCGTTGATTTGCCACGCGATCCGCTCAGCTTTGGCCACAATCGGATTCGAGTCCGTGGGGGAGACTGCCGACGGCGTAGATGCCATACGCATGATCGAGTCGCTGACGCCGGACATTGTCATACTGGATATCGGTCTGGAAAAGCTCGATGGTTTGAGCGTACTCAAACGCATCAGGCGGGATAAGCTGAATACTAGGGTACTGGTGTTTACTTCACAGGCAAAAGAGAACTATGCATCACGCTGCCTGCAAGCCGGGGCCAGTGGCTTTGTCAGTAAAAACGAACCGATAAGCAAGCTGGTCAAGGCCATCGAGACCATTGCCGACGGGTACATTTTTTTTCCGAAGGACGCCATGCCTCTGCCTGGCAGCGTCGATGCGACGGCGGATCTCGAAGATCTTACCGATAGGGAATTACAGATTTTCAAGTTGCTGGCCGAGGGGCTTTCCAATAGTGATATCGCCAGCCGTCTCAGCTTGAGCAATAAAACCGTCAGTGGGCATAAGGTCAATATCCAGAGCAAACTTGGTGTTGCATCGGTAGTTGAGCTGGCAGACATTGCCCGCAGGCATCACGTCATTTGA
- a CDS encoding fimbrial protein, giving the protein MKFALHIVVAFLSIVASTVATADNTAGCWWAPQTTNQRKFYFSLAMTPKTLNLAPIGQRMSYQAFNLQNLNSSIDFKCPAKINPIHYNYTVDAPLEDGYDDVYRTNLPGIGIRLVDFRLKKSLPFELSYINAARQVGRLPDPLHVELVRTARDIKKGDLNLNIKIHAQVEDWDAAEIEIVGQVEVISSKYFSGCTGEKRQDIPLGRVAIPLLEQQTPRTVGLSVLCSGLLPGSNLPVKVYFEGNNEGAGMLNLTPGGAEGIGVALTTPAGIKLPFSKWAGLPMQWIKSEEDGERYTFEFNAKYARKGSAKITPGRADAVLNYILDYN; this is encoded by the coding sequence TTGAAGTTTGCATTACATATCGTTGTAGCATTTTTATCCATAGTAGCCAGTACTGTCGCCACTGCAGACAACACAGCTGGGTGCTGGTGGGCACCACAAACGACAAATCAAAGGAAATTTTACTTCAGTTTAGCTATGACTCCTAAGACGCTGAATCTCGCGCCCATTGGTCAGCGCATGAGTTATCAAGCATTTAACTTGCAAAATTTGAACAGCAGTATTGACTTCAAGTGCCCAGCAAAAATAAACCCCATTCATTATAACTATACAGTAGACGCGCCTTTGGAGGATGGTTACGACGATGTCTATCGAACTAATCTACCCGGCATTGGAATTCGGCTTGTAGATTTTAGATTGAAAAAGTCTCTACCTTTTGAACTTAGCTACATCAATGCTGCGAGACAGGTCGGTAGGTTACCAGATCCTTTACATGTAGAACTCGTACGTACAGCCCGTGACATCAAGAAAGGCGACCTCAACTTAAACATTAAAATACATGCTCAAGTTGAAGACTGGGACGCGGCAGAAATAGAAATTGTTGGCCAGGTAGAGGTTATTTCCAGTAAATATTTCTCAGGATGCACCGGTGAAAAACGTCAGGACATCCCACTTGGCAGAGTAGCTATTCCACTTCTCGAACAGCAGACGCCCCGTACAGTAGGCTTGAGCGTACTGTGCAGTGGCCTTCTCCCGGGATCGAATTTGCCCGTGAAAGTATATTTTGAAGGTAATAACGAAGGCGCCGGAATGCTCAACTTGACCCCCGGGGGAGCAGAAGGCATTGGTGTCGCCCTCACCACCCCTGCGGGAATAAAACTTCCGTTTAGTAAATGGGCCGGGTTACCTATGCAATGGATAAAAAGTGAAGAAGATGGCGAGCGTTATACGTTCGAGTTCAATGCAAAATATGCGCGTAAAGGCAGCGCCAAGATAACACCCGGCAGAGCCGATGCGGTTTTGAATTACATCCTCGACTACAACTGA
- a CDS encoding EAL domain-containing protein, with amino-acid sequence MFTVFSPPRPTHDEPHRTVAPDADEIRRGLQKGEFGAFVQPKFDIVSNAILSVEVLARWQHPECGMLTPAAFISTMAREGLLDDLLFALLDQGLAAQVELRNQGHVLGFAFNLSLNQLANETWVSALIARLQQHPMSLSLVTFEITEDGPAIASARCAQNILRLRQLGVRLSLDDYGTGHSSLYRLCQLPFDEIKLAGEFTREVLRSSQHQSVARATVLLARELGMRLVVEGIETQEQRLCLAQMGVRIGQGYLCARPMPVECLSGWLSSSSRDFAA; translated from the coding sequence ATGTTCACAGTATTCTCCCCTCCAAGACCTACCCATGATGAACCACACCGTACGGTTGCTCCCGATGCAGACGAGATCCGCAGAGGATTGCAAAAAGGGGAATTCGGGGCATTTGTACAGCCGAAATTCGATATTGTCAGCAACGCCATTCTTTCGGTGGAAGTCCTTGCGCGCTGGCAGCATCCCGAATGCGGGATGCTGACGCCCGCGGCGTTCATCTCGACGATGGCTCGCGAAGGCCTGCTCGACGACTTGTTGTTCGCGCTGCTGGATCAAGGTTTGGCCGCTCAGGTCGAGTTGCGTAATCAGGGCCACGTATTGGGTTTTGCATTCAATCTCAGCCTTAATCAGTTGGCGAACGAAACGTGGGTCAGTGCTTTGATCGCACGTTTGCAACAACATCCAATGTCGTTGTCGCTGGTGACTTTCGAGATTACGGAGGACGGCCCGGCAATCGCGAGCGCGCGATGCGCGCAGAACATCCTCCGCCTTCGTCAGCTTGGGGTTCGTTTGTCACTCGATGATTACGGTACGGGGCACTCCTCGTTGTATCGTCTGTGCCAACTGCCGTTTGACGAAATCAAGCTGGCCGGCGAGTTTACGCGGGAGGTTCTTCGTTCCTCGCAGCATCAAAGCGTCGCCCGCGCCACTGTCCTGTTGGCACGTGAGCTGGGTATGCGGCTGGTTGTTGAAGGCATTGAAACGCAAGAACAGCGTTTGTGCCTTGCGCAGATGGGGGTAAGGATCGGACAGGGATATCTTTGCGCCCGTCCGATGCCTGTTGAATGCCTGTCCGGCTGGCTTTCGTCATCGAGCCGTGACTTTGCCGCCTGA
- a CDS encoding tripartite tricarboxylate transporter permease — protein MEMLMHEVMMAFALGLLGAVVFSAIGLVSGTDETSTLAPLTMLVVLLGAPPAGVLTFFLAGAVAKHMTHAVPTALLGIPGDTVATALLGDANYLRKLGVPHIALRKMITGGAVAALIAVPLSVLFAVLLAPFGEVIKQFAPWVFLCAALAIAYFSAGRWASVLALIPFVMVIVALQVLTGHYGVKLSVSYFLGIAVAPLIVSLFSLLAPAERERMRRSEYRFFSLAPDVKGWKGYFPNPLKVINPRQMKITAMAASVSSATFVFSPVAMTVIMGEVIGARIKQAYDRLTTVITARNGVTESTYIAETLIPLIAFGLPLSPVAAGPAAPLFNAPPRFWVDNATGEVNNLHNLLSTMDFLGYGMLAVVVAILVAYPFTMNFAHGAAAFVVRNISHEAVISTFIGLVLVIGIWEGGLLGLLVIVTVGLLGGFLARFLGFNTGVQFMGYYTAVLSVPAIIALVG, from the coding sequence ATGGAAATGCTCATGCATGAAGTGATGATGGCGTTTGCTCTAGGCTTGTTGGGCGCCGTGGTTTTTTCCGCTATCGGCCTGGTCTCGGGCACAGACGAAACCTCGACCCTCGCCCCCCTGACGATGCTGGTGGTGTTACTTGGCGCACCGCCTGCCGGGGTCTTGACCTTCTTCCTCGCCGGCGCGGTTGCCAAGCATATGACCCACGCAGTGCCCACAGCTTTGTTGGGAATTCCCGGTGATACAGTGGCCACCGCCTTGCTGGGCGACGCAAACTACTTGCGCAAACTCGGCGTGCCACATATCGCCCTGCGCAAAATGATCACTGGTGGCGCCGTGGCCGCGCTGATCGCGGTGCCACTGTCGGTTCTGTTCGCGGTATTACTGGCGCCGTTTGGTGAGGTGATCAAGCAATTCGCGCCTTGGGTGTTCCTCTGCGCGGCGCTGGCTATCGCTTACTTCTCGGCGGGGCGCTGGGCCTCCGTACTCGCGCTGATACCGTTTGTCATGGTAATTGTCGCCTTGCAGGTCTTGACCGGCCACTACGGGGTGAAGTTGTCAGTTAGCTATTTCCTTGGTATTGCCGTGGCGCCGCTGATTGTTTCGCTGTTTTCCCTGTTGGCACCGGCTGAGCGCGAGCGCATGCGCCGCAGTGAATACCGGTTTTTTTCCCTGGCGCCGGACGTTAAGGGTTGGAAAGGTTACTTTCCCAATCCGCTCAAGGTCATCAACCCGCGTCAGATGAAGATCACGGCCATGGCGGCAAGTGTGTCGAGCGCGACCTTCGTGTTCAGCCCGGTAGCAATGACCGTGATCATGGGCGAAGTGATTGGTGCGCGAATCAAGCAGGCATACGACCGCCTGACAACGGTCATCACCGCGCGAAATGGTGTCACTGAGTCTACCTACATCGCCGAAACGCTGATCCCGCTGATCGCCTTCGGGTTGCCCTTGAGTCCGGTGGCTGCTGGCCCTGCAGCGCCGCTGTTCAACGCACCGCCACGCTTTTGGGTGGACAACGCCACCGGCGAAGTCAACAACCTGCACAATCTGCTCAGCACCATGGATTTTCTTGGTTACGGCATGCTTGCAGTGGTCGTGGCGATTCTCGTGGCCTATCCGTTCACTATGAATTTTGCCCACGGCGCCGCGGCTTTCGTGGTGCGCAATATCAGTCATGAAGCAGTGATCTCGACCTTTATCGGCCTGGTGCTCGTGATTGGCATATGGGAGGGAGGTTTGCTGGGCCTATTGGTGATTGTCACGGTGGGTTTGCTCGGCGGTTTCCTTGCGCGCTTCCTCGGCTTCAACACCGGTGTGCAGTTCATGGGGTATTACACGGCGGTCCTTAGCGTTCCGGCGATCATTGCGCTCGTGGGCTAG
- a CDS encoding PLP-dependent aminotransferase family protein — protein sequence MARQTLAQQVAGAIAQQITDGALKAGEKLPSLREYMRLHGHSKNTVITAYEHLSAEGLVEARHGQGFFVIKRLAHTLEEDDSLPYNRALDTIWMMRQQFLRDPGHSPLGEGFPPVEWLMDMRLDKFHRQVVRAGVNTLFRYGTRLGNAGLRARLVQKLADYNIPVSPRQLVTTLGANHAMDLIIRRYINPGDTVLVEDPGYYPLFGKLQLQGAMMLGVPREPDGPNLEVLEQLLKANRPKLFFLQSIGHNPTGSDLSPAKAHQLLRIAETYDLLLVENDSMADFKPSSAIKLSALDQLNRTLYLGSFSKSVSAALRVGFIAGSKQRVEELADIKMILHNSGAEYSERTIDVILSEGQFLRHLSRLQDRLRQATARGLALLDELGAEVFCRPEQSLYLWARFPHIEDAIVLTRLCLAQGVMLAPGAIFATQPKKAVPWTRLNVAYLDDPEFCKIIRELG from the coding sequence ATGGCGCGCCAAACCCTTGCGCAACAAGTAGCCGGAGCCATCGCCCAGCAAATCACCGACGGCGCGTTGAAGGCCGGCGAGAAGCTGCCATCGCTACGGGAATACATGCGCCTGCATGGTCATTCGAAAAACACCGTAATCACCGCCTACGAGCACTTATCCGCTGAGGGGCTGGTGGAAGCCCGCCACGGCCAGGGTTTTTTCGTTATCAAACGCCTGGCACACACGCTTGAAGAAGACGACAGCCTCCCTTACAACCGAGCGCTGGACACGATCTGGATGATGCGCCAGCAGTTCCTGCGCGACCCTGGACATTCGCCTCTGGGGGAGGGTTTCCCGCCGGTTGAATGGCTTATGGACATGCGTTTGGACAAATTTCATCGGCAGGTGGTACGGGCCGGAGTCAACACCTTGTTCCGCTACGGCACGCGCCTGGGCAACGCTGGGCTGCGAGCACGGCTGGTACAAAAACTGGCGGACTACAACATCCCGGTCTCTCCCCGCCAACTGGTCACGACCCTGGGGGCCAACCATGCCATGGACCTGATCATCCGCCGCTACATCAATCCGGGCGATACGGTATTGGTGGAAGACCCCGGTTACTATCCGCTGTTCGGCAAATTGCAACTTCAGGGCGCGATGATGCTAGGTGTACCTCGTGAGCCCGACGGACCGAATCTGGAGGTGCTGGAACAGTTGCTCAAGGCCAATCGACCCAAACTGTTCTTCCTTCAGTCCATCGGCCATAACCCCACGGGCTCAGACCTGTCACCGGCCAAGGCGCATCAGTTGCTACGGATCGCCGAGACTTACGACCTGCTGCTGGTGGAAAACGACTCCATGGCTGACTTCAAGCCCAGTTCAGCGATTAAGCTGTCGGCCCTCGACCAACTCAACCGAACGTTGTACCTGGGCAGCTTTTCCAAATCAGTTTCGGCCGCGCTGCGGGTGGGGTTTATCGCCGGTAGCAAACAACGGGTAGAAGAATTGGCCGATATCAAGATGATCCTGCACAACAGCGGCGCCGAGTACAGTGAACGGACCATCGACGTGATCCTTAGCGAAGGCCAGTTCCTGCGGCACTTGTCGCGCTTGCAGGATCGTCTGCGCCAAGCCACTGCTCGTGGCTTGGCGTTACTTGACGAACTGGGTGCCGAGGTTTTTTGCCGTCCCGAACAAAGTCTGTATTTGTGGGCACGTTTTCCGCATATCGAGGACGCCATTGTCCTGACCCGGCTCTGTCTGGCCCAAGGAGTGATGCTGGCACCCGGGGCGATTTTTGCGACCCAACCCAAAAAGGCAGTGCCCTGGACCCGTCTGAACGTGGCATACCTTGATGACCCGGAGTTCTGCAAGATCATTCGGGAATTGGGCTGA
- a CDS encoding hydroxymethylglutaryl-CoA reductase, degradative, with the protein MPIDSRLPNFRSLSPDQRLKYLQQLLGLSAKDGDLLRGTGALPLEIADGMIENVIGTFELPYAVASNFQINGRDVVIPLVVEEPSIVAAASFMAKLTRHAGGFQTSSSAPLMRAQVQIVGISDPLNARLCLLRNKEQIIAQANSKDQLLISLGGGCRDIEVHTFADSPRGPMLVVHLIVDVRDAMGANTVNTMAEAVAPLMETLTGGKVRLRILSNLADLRLARAQLRIAPEHLATAEYSGEEVIEGIIDAYTFAVIDPYRAATHNKGIMNGIDPLVVATGNDWRAVEAGAHAYACRNGHYGSLTTWEKDSAGNLVGTLEMPMPLGLVGGATKTHPLAQLSLHILGVKTAQELGEIAVAVGLAQNLGALRALATEGIQRGHMALHARNVALSAGARGDELDWLVKCMVESRDVRADRAKALLLEKRGS; encoded by the coding sequence ATGCCTATCGATTCCCGCTTGCCCAATTTTCGCAGCCTTTCTCCCGACCAGCGTCTTAAATACCTCCAGCAACTGTTGGGGCTCAGCGCCAAAGACGGCGACTTGCTTCGCGGCACCGGTGCTCTGCCTCTGGAGATTGCCGATGGCATGATCGAAAACGTGATCGGCACCTTTGAGCTGCCCTACGCCGTAGCCAGTAACTTTCAGATCAACGGGCGCGACGTGGTTATTCCGCTGGTGGTGGAAGAGCCCTCAATCGTCGCTGCTGCGTCTTTCATGGCCAAGCTGACTCGGCACGCTGGGGGATTCCAGACGTCCAGCAGTGCGCCGCTGATGCGTGCGCAAGTACAGATCGTCGGTATCAGTGACCCGTTAAATGCACGCCTGTGCTTATTGCGTAACAAGGAACAGATCATCGCCCAGGCCAACAGCAAGGACCAATTACTGATCAGTTTGGGCGGCGGTTGCCGTGACATCGAGGTGCACACCTTTGCCGACAGTCCGCGCGGGCCGATGCTGGTAGTCCACCTGATTGTCGATGTCCGCGATGCCATGGGAGCCAACACCGTCAACACCATGGCCGAAGCGGTGGCGCCGCTGATGGAGACCCTGACCGGCGGTAAAGTGCGCCTGCGTATTCTGTCCAATCTGGCGGACCTGCGCCTGGCCCGGGCGCAACTGCGTATCGCCCCGGAGCACCTGGCGACTGCCGAGTACAGCGGTGAGGAAGTCATCGAGGGCATCATCGATGCCTACACCTTTGCGGTCATCGACCCATACCGTGCGGCGACGCATAACAAGGGCATCATGAACGGCATCGATCCGCTGGTAGTTGCCACCGGCAATGATTGGCGCGCCGTGGAGGCTGGCGCCCATGCTTACGCCTGCCGCAACGGTCACTATGGTTCGCTCACCACCTGGGAAAAGGACAGCGCCGGGAACCTGGTCGGCACCCTTGAAATGCCGATGCCGTTGGGGCTGGTGGGCGGAGCGACCAAGACCCATCCACTGGCGCAATTGTCGCTGCACATTCTTGGTGTGAAAACCGCCCAGGAACTGGGCGAGATCGCAGTTGCAGTGGGCCTGGCGCAAAACCTCGGCGCTCTTCGGGCGTTGGCCACAGAAGGCATTCAGCGCGGGCACATGGCGCTGCATGCACGCAATGTCGCGCTGTCGGCGGGCGCTCGTGGCGATGAGCTCGATTGGTTAGTCAAGTGCATGGTCGAGAGTCGCGACGTACGTGCCGACCGCGCCAAGGCCTTGCTGCTTGAAAAGCGCGGGTCGTAA